Genomic DNA from Rana temporaria chromosome 1, aRanTem1.1, whole genome shotgun sequence:
cttgctgggggttgacattttgctgaagcccaaagCCCCAGCCATAAATAATAAAGCAGAACTAATCCCATCAATTTACCAGTTTCAAAAAACTGTTTGACTTGATTGTGTCCTCAACCCAACTGTCAAACCACCAAATGGCTGGAGTCATAACTGATcaaatgtgcagcaccatggcagttgcagttcAAATAGCAAATTCCTTAGCtgtaagggctagtttacacttgtttcaaaacatggcttcggacacgcTTTGCTAAAgttctctgaacgccagtcagaGCTCCTGTcattaaataaaatggttagcttacagtcctgtttacaccttgattTTCCTTGGTGCTTCAATGAGGCTTCGGTTGGGCTTTAATAAGGCTTTGGTGAagctttgatgagcctttggtcGGGCTTTCAAtgaggctttgtggggcttcgatgaggctttggtggggcttcagtggggcttcaagtgagctttgctatagacttctatggaggctttgaagacgctttgaaacaccactaaagctacataaggtataatttttgaagcaaagccgaAGCAAAGCAAGAGCAAGGTGTAAACACGActgtgtaacagcactggtgaacggagtgaaccacaactgtggttagcaaagatttcaatgcgattctctatgcgacaactcagtattggcccCAGGCGTCATTCCcagcaaacaggagtttgggggatctatatatCATccctgtgtcacataaagaaaggcgttgagctactaagcatggacgcattacaacatgcgaccagagcttagcgtttaaaattatattatgtacTAAAAGATTGCAATGCACATTTGTAAGCTAATGATTATAAGTATTATATAGCGTCGTGCATTAGgcgactaagggagaaggtatagaATACGTCAACCCCTTGCATAGAAAGTTTTAGGCGAACACGTTCCGcaactttagggcataggcccatttacaagtagcacttatgtcagcacgtagtaaataagcgttgtagtgacaactacaggcataccccgctttgcggacactcactttacgtacactcgcgagtacggacatGCCCGCAAGTGTACGTAAAGTGCCTCGCAATTACGGACATTCCCGCGCCGCGCAGCTGCAGTATGAtctggagggcggagctgccgcCCAGAGTTGTGAGGGAAGAGGCAAAACGTCCTGCGCGTTGCCAGCAAGCCAGTCCAGCATTGCCTGTCGGCCCAGAGGTGCTCAGCATAGGTGCTCAGCATTGCCTGTCAGCAATCCCAGCGCTGCTCAGAGGTGCCGCCAGCCCAGAGCTGTTCACCAGCCACAGTCTGCATAATCGTAAGTACCGTACGCCCCCCCTGCTattggccctgacccccccccactaccagccCTGGACCCACATCATAGCCCCTTGACCCCCCCACTGTTATTTTCATTGTTACAGGTACCCATCGTGCCTGCCAGCCCAGAGGTGCCCATcagccagcaccaaggcccagaggtgcctgccagcaagcaccaaggcccagaggtacccaccagccTGTCAGCAATCCCAGCGCTGCTCAGAGGTGCCGCCAGCCCAGAGCTGTTCACCAGCCACAGTCTGCATAATCGTAAGTACCGTACGCCCCCCCTGCTattggccctgaccccccccccactaccagccCTGGACCCACATCATAGCCCCTTGACCCCCCCACTGTTATTTTCATTGTTACAGGTACCCATCGTGCCTGCCAGCCCAGAGGTGCCCGTcagccagcaccaaggcccagaggtgcctgccagcaagcaccaaggcccagaggtacccaccagccTGTCAGCAATCCCAGCGCTGCTCAGAGGTGCCGCCAGCCCAGAGCTGTTCACCAGCCACAGTCTGCATAATCGTAAGTACCGTACGCCCCCCCTGCTattggccctgacccccccccactaccagccCTGGACCCACATCATAGCCCCTTGACCCCCCCACTGTTATTTTCATTGTTACAGGTACCCATCGTGCCTGCCAGCCCAGAGGTGCCCGTcagccagcaccaaggcccagaggtgcctgccagcaagcaccaaggcccagaggtacccaccagccTGTCAGCAATCCCAGCGCTGCTCAGAGGTGCCGCCAGCCCAGAGCTGTTCACCAGCCACAGTCTGCATAATCGTAAGTACCGTACGCCCCCCCTGCTattggccctgacccccccccactaccagccCTGGACCCACATCATAGCCCCTTGACCCCCCCACTGTTATTTTCATTGTTACAGGTACCCATCGTGCCTGCCAGCCCAGAGGTGCCCGTcagccagcaccaaggcccagaggtgcctgccagcaagcaccaaggcccagaggtacccaccagccTGTCAGCAATCCCAGCGCTGCTCAGAGGTGCCGCCAGCCCAGAGCTGTTCACCAGCCACAGTCTGCATAATCGTAAGTACCGTACGCCCCCCCTGCTattggccctgacccccccccactaccagccCTGGACCCACATCATAGCCCCTTGACCCCCCCACTGTTATTTTCATTGTTACAGGTACCCATCGTGCCTGCCAGCCCAGAGGTGCCCGTcagccagcaccaaggcccagaggtgcctgccagcaagcaccaaggcccagaggtacccaccagccTGTCAGCAATCCCAGCGCTGCTCAGAGGTCCCGCCAGCCCAGAGCTGTTCACCAGCCACAGTCTGCATAATCGTAAGTACCGTACGCCCCCCCTGCTattggccctgaccccccccactACCAGCCCTGGACCCACATCATagcccctgacccccccactGTTATTTTCATTGTTACAGGTACCCATCGTGCCTGCCAGCCCAGAGGTGCCCgccagccagcaccaaggcccatAGTTGCCTGCTAGCCAGCATCAAGGCCCATAGGTGCCTGCCAGCCagtaccaaggcccagaggtacccaccagccaGCATCAAGGCCCATAGGTACCCaccagccagcaccaaggcccatAGGTGCCTGCTAGCCAGCATCAAGGCACATAGGTGCCTGCCAGCCagtaccaaggcccagaggtacccactagccagtaccaaggcccagaggtgcctgccagccagcacCAAGACCCAGAGGTGCCAGCCCAGCATTGCCCAGAGGTGTCCGCCAGCCAGCCCAGCATTGCTTGCCAGGTAGGCATTGAGTAATGGCAGatagtaccaaaaaaaaacgtaaatcaaTTACTTTGGATATGAAGGCTAAAATGATTAAGTTGTATGATGAAGGTGTAACTCAAGCTGAAATAGGCCGAAGGCTAGGCTACACTCGGACTACAGTTAACACCGTcataaaaaacagagaaaaacttCTTGCAGAAATTAAGAGTGCTACACCTGTTAACACAACAACAATTCGAAAAAGAGATAGCATTGTTGCAGACATGGAGAGACTCTTAATACTTTGGATAGAAAATCAGACTACACGTCATGTTCCTGTCAACCAGGCAATTATACAAACTAAAGCCTTAAGTCTGTTCAATGACCTGAAGGCTAAGAAAGGTGAGACAGCAAAGGATGCAGAATTTTCTGCAAGCCGTGGATGGTTTGATAGGTTCAAGAAAAGGTCTAACCTACATAACATTAAAATACAAGGAGAGGCAGCTGCTGCAGATCATAAGGCTGCAGAAAGCTATCCAAGAGAGCTTGCCAAAATTATTCAAGATGGAGGCTACTCCATGGATCAGATTTTTAATGTGGATGAGACTGGTCTATTCTGGAAGAAGATGCCTGCAAGAACCTTTATCGCAATACAGGAAAGATCAATGCCAGGCTACAAGCCAGCTAAAGATAGAATAACCCTTCTGTTAGGTGGCAATGCTTCTGGTACCTTAAAGCTAAAGCCTTTGCTAATTTACAGATGGGAAAATCCAAGAGCTTTGAAGAACTATGTTAAAACTAGGCTTCCAGTGCATTGGAGAGCTAACAAAAAAGCATGGGTTACTGCAGCCCTTTTTGAAGATTGGTTTGACACCTGCTTTGTTCCAGAGGTGAAAGCCTATTGCAAGGACAACAATATCCCTTTCCACATATTGCTGCTTGTTGATAATGCCCCTGGACACCCTCGAACACTAGATGAGCTGAACCCTAACATTCGAGTGCAGTTCCTACCACCAAATACTACCTCACTACTGCAGCCAATGGATCAATGCGTCATTGCCGCCTTCAAGTTAAACTACTTAAAAAGAACATTCATTAAGTGTATTGCAGCAATAGACAAAGAAGAAGGAGACGGTAAAGAAGTCCTATCCAAATTCTGGAAAAGCTACAACATCTTGGATTGCATTAAAACTATAAGAGATGCTTGGAATGACATAAAGGAAACCACAATGAAAAGGGCCTGGAAAAAATTATGCCCACAGTTAGTTGATGATTCAGAAGGCTGTGAAGATCATGTAGCTACTGTTACTGAAAATATTGTAGATATGGCAAGGCAGTTAGAGCTGGAAGTGGAGCCAGAAGTTGCTGAACTGCTTGCGTCCCACACAGAGTCCCTCAGCAATGAAGATCTTCTAGAACttgaagaggagagagaagaagatgtGCAGGATGGGGTTGAGATCATTGATCATCAGCCTGAaggtttaaagcggatctcccatgcaattacgttttttttttttttgtctagttaCATAGCTAATTGCAGGGGTTAAATTAACTTACTTCTCTCCGCTCTAACGTCCGCTCCGCTCCCTTTGTGTGCTGAAGAAAGACTTATATTCCTTCCGTTGCCATTTGTAGTGTGGGCATTCGATACGGGCAGGGACTTCCTGGTTGCGGtgatgctgtgttcccagcatccaccgctcgatctcgcgcatgcgcacacgcAGCACGGACCATGGGCGTCAGCGTCTGTGTtgccatagcaatggcccccgaaATCACGCGATGTTTCGTCTAGGCCAGAATAGGACAACGAGGGAGCTATGaaacaagctcccagaagacgcAGCGTGGGACAGGAAATAAGAATAACCCGAGGAAAACCCGAAGGCTCCAGACCGGAAGGCAAACGAAGAACTCAGGTAATGTACATATTTATTAAACGTAAATATCCATTTCGGTATTGTTTTTTAGTATTAGAAATATTACAAATGACTTAAAAatcgggtggagctccgctttaacaacaaAAATTCTCTTTGAAGCTTTCCGTCATCTTGATAGCGCCATGGCTCTATTTGAAAAGCATGATAGGGATTTTGAAAGAAGTTCCAAAGTCAATGCTAACATCTCAGGGGCTTATGCCTGTTACAAAGAAATCTACAGGGAGAAAAAGAGAGCTACACTTCAAACCTCCATAGAAACATACTTTTCTAAAAGTCCATCAGCACGCGGATCATCATCAACTGACAGTCTGTTTCCAGCTCTGACATCACCACCGTGTCCTGCTCCTATTGCTACTTGTAGTACACCCAATTCTCCAGCAAGAAAGCGCCTCATTTTTGAAGACTTGACTTGTGAAACAGAAGATACCTGCATACCTGACAGTCCATTTCCAGCTCTGACATCACCATCAAGTCCTGCTCCTACTCTGATTTCTTCTTGTAGTACACCCATTTCGCCAGCAAGAAAGCGTCTCGCCTTTGAAGATTTGACTAGTGAAACAGAAGATACCTGTATGCCTTCACCCTTCCTACCACAATGAATTATCTCAGCTGCTCTGGCCTTGCAACAACGAGATGGGGTAAGCttacaatttttatttgaatattgtgtttattttagtTATCAATGCATTATTCATATCAGTTATGCTTGTAAATGACTATTGCAATGCAGTGCACAcatttagaagtgaaaaaaggtattgcttcactttaagtacattttcgcttTACATACATGCCCCGGTCCCATTGTGTACgtaaaagcggggtatgcctgtactagtTATATAAGAGTGGCAggatagctcaggtactttgagagtacatgtagTAATACACAAGTTGTAGAGGCAACTACTAGTTAcatatgagaggcagtatagctcaggtaatttgagagtacATGTAGTAATTAGAAGTTGTAGCAATAACTAATAGTTACTTATGAGAGGTGAATAAAGATCAGGGTATttgagtgtagatgtccctttaagatattccttaggaGACAGTCCTTTAGCACAACAGTATATCCTAAATATGTTGATAGTCTGAAGGCATGATAAACAATAGCAATTGTATAGCAGGCACATTAGTAGCAGATCttgctatgaatgaatgaatgaatgaaaaacttctaaagcgcggcgcatgcgaactgaatcgcttctgggcgctagttgttcgtgtctcatgtcatcaaaagagcagagttttgattcgtcttctgaaagtcaggtggttttcctccaaccgaatgctggttggtaaagcgttccatagtctaggaccctgaaaagcaaaccttctttctcctttggacttgtatttggtttttggtaccctgaccagattttggtcggtggatcgcagaacgcgattcgaattgtgaggttctatcttgtcgcaaagatattgcggagccttcccatggatgcacttatgtgtcaggcagagtgctttaaatgcaattctgtcttttactggcagccagtgaagggttctcaacgaaggtgagattgattcccatttttttttcccagtcacaagtctggcagccgtattctgtacgacttgcagacgagagatttggtactttgggagtccgaggtaaagggcatttgcatagtccagtctggaattcacgattgttcccaccacgactgctacgtcttctttggggataaatggaataagtctgcgtagtaggcgcaacagatggtgcgctccgctgactactgaccctatttgtgcgtccattgtcatgaaggtgtcgaagatgaccccgagacttttgactttggagctaggggtgatgatttggcccagaatgggcgggggtgtccaggttgttgccagttgactctttcggctggcgtgaaacataaggagttctgtttttgaactgttgagtttaagataactcttagtcatccagttttctatcaaagagagacatttctctaaactgagatgatgatcctttttgttgcagatgcgaaaatacagttgcgtatcgtctgcataagagtgatagagtagttcttggctactgataatatcaaagagagggcgaagatagatgttgaaaagcaccggtgacaggggggatccttgggggactccacatgacaccgtgcgcttttccgacgtgaaacaacccaatttaactgtttgtgatcggttttcaagaaaggaagaaaaccatggtaaatcaccttctgcgacttctgctaccttggctagtcgcatcagtaacagtttgtggtctaccgtgtcaaaggctgcgcttaggtccagcagaaccaggagacaagattctccttcgtctgcggcctcgagggcatcgtcccatattttgagtaaggccgtttctgtcccgtgtccgggacggaagcctgattgtaatggatccagtagattgtgggtatctagatgctgttgcagctgttgtaccactactttctccattatcttggagagaacattaaggcctgttatgggacggcggtgagttgggtccttgggatccaggttagcaCTACTAGTaatacaatagctacttatccgcTTTGCAGGCTTCAGGATAGGCAATATGGATTCTGTGGTGAAGGATGTTCAGCAAGGAAATCTctaaaggttgtccccagcaatggctcccAGTTGCAATAACTGCAGATGGCACTAAAGGAGTAGTTGATGGCAGGAGCGGTGCAGTGCAGggattgctgggacctgtagtaccTCTGTAGGCTTGATAGTAGATGCCTCCAAGGCCTAGAAAGGCTGGTAGCCTAGCCGGCTACGGCCCACAATAATAGAACAAAGTTTGTTCCTccattgaatgcctttataggccagGAGCAGCTGCAATGCATCAGCACTGAATTCGACGAGAAGCGCCGATTCGCTACGGCGCACTTCCGTGCACGGCGCCGGGCAATGACGTCATTGTGCGAGCGCCGTATgcattccagcatggaacgcattacggcgccgAAAGCGCCTGTCATTAGCAAGGAGGGCTATTTATAGCAGGGAACAGCCAGCGAAAAAAGTGGCTGTTACAGACtgcaagctaaccattttatttagtgttaGGAGCTTTGTCTAGCGTTGTTAAAGCtttccttgttttgaagcaagtgtaaactttttttgtgtttggGGGGGTTAATGGATGATGTAATATGCGTATGTCTACTGTATCTGGATTGGTCTAATGTATTTTGAATGTAGAATGCTCTAATTTATATATGATGTtgttgaaaacaataaaaaaaatacagaattaaacaaaaagtgtaaactagccattaaccacttgtttactgggcacatatacccccttcctgcccaggagaaatttcagctttcggcactgcgtcgctggacaattgcgcggtcgtgcgacgtttctcctaaacaaaattgacttccttttttcccaacaaatagagatttcttttgatggtatttgatcacctctgcggttttgaaaaaaacacactattgtttactttttgctataataaatatcccaattaaaaaaaaaaaaaaaaaaaattctcagtttaggccgttttctattcttctacatatttttggtaaataaaaatcgcaataagcgtatagtgattggtttgcgcaaaagttaaagcgcctacaaaataggggacagaattatgatttttttttttactagtaatggcggcgatctgcgatttttattgggactgcgacattatggcggacacatcagacacttttgacacatttttgggaccatttacatttatcgatcaatcagtgctataaatatgcactgattactgtataaatgtgactggcaggcaaggggttaacactagggggcgaggaaggggttaaatgtgttccctactagtgattttaactgtggggggaggggactgactggggaaggtgaccgaactgtgtccctatgtacaagagacacagcatcggtctcctctccctgacaggatgtagaTCTGTGTGttagatctgtgtgtttacacacacagcacaacgtCCTTGTttgtgtaacggccgatcgcgggtacctggcggacatcgcggccgctcgGCACGCGCTCTGGCACCTCAGTTAAGCGCCGGGCACGCACGCCCCCAGTGGCCAGAGGAGCCGTGGGACGTCAAAAGGACGtcttcccggcattgtagagccacttactggccgtcattttacaatggccaagtagttaatgtgtgttgaagccaaagcaagtgtaaatgagccctaaaggaTAGGATTCCACTTTAAGGATGTCATCAGATTGGCCTCTACaaactcagcagtgcctaaaaatgcctaaaaatggagaTCAATTGAGGATGTGTAATTGTGTAGGGCAGGGTAAGACAGTGTAtttctggattttaaacagtataggatTTTAAACAGTGTGATATCTCAGAATAGACACTTCTTTTTAAGGTTTTACATAGGTATACCTGCAAAAGGAGCcatcctgaagtgatctagcaggacattATGTTAGGACTAatgttccactttaagtgatCTGAAAAATCTCTGCAGTCAAATGATATTTTTCTGCAGTCTGTGCATAAATAATAACCACTTCCAAAGGAGCAGCTTTGTAAGGTGGGTGTGGTCATCAGAAAATCGTACACAAGATGACACAGCAAAGAGAAATGTTGCTCCAGCCCAAATCAGAGGTATACACGGAAGATAGAATGTGCCACCACCGGAGCCTAGTCCTTGCGCTTacaaggaaaaatataaaaaaacgaaaAGTCATCTTGCAGCtagtcaaatgtttttttttaccctattGCTTAAATTAGTTAATGTGTACCCAATGTATACTGAATAGTGAACAGTAAATCGTTATTATATATTTGTTCTACCCTACAACTATCATAAATCTGTGTGATCTGCATAATTTGTGTGAAATAATGTCTTTATTTTGTTGCACATTGACTTCTAGATACTTCTGTTCTGTGTAGAGACAGGAATAAAGGAACAGGATGGGAGGAAGTTGTTAACAGGCATTGAGTTAGGAACATAATCAGAGGTCAGCATGATGTCTGCTTGGGATATTGTAGACAAAGGCAATGGTTTTATATTCCTGTGATGTCGCTGCATTCCTGCCACACTACAGACTTCAGCCACGTGCTGAATGATAACAAGATAGTAAACTGAACTCTGCGTCTTGTCTAAGGAATGGACTCAAGCGGAATGAACATTATGAATTCTAAATCGTTGTTTGGTTTTCTTCTGATCTGATTATgaaattctaaaataaaataaaaagcaaaagaaTCAAAGCAAATGTCTAGTAAGtaaatttaaaatacatttccatAGGAAACTGGTAAAGAAGAATAGCTCAAGACAGGAATActatatagcctcgtacacacgaccaaggaactcgacgggcgaaacacatcgttttccttgtcgagttccttgttaggctgtcgaggaactcaacaaggcaagtttctccattcccgtcgaggaaatagagaacttgctctctttttggctcgtcgagtttctcgacagtttcctcaacgaaaatgtgcacacgaccggtttcctcggcaaaaaattatctcctagcaagtttcttgctggtttttgccgagaaactcggtcgtgtgtacgaggcctgacactcacGCTCTTGTAGATCTTCTATAGGAA
This window encodes:
- the LOC120936957 gene encoding tigger transposable element-derived protein 1-like; translated protein: MADSTKKKRKSITLDMKAKMIKLYDEGVTQAEIGRRLGYTRTTVNTVIKNREKLLAEIKSATPVNTTTIRKRDSIVADMERLLILWIENQTTRHVPVNQAIIQTKALSLFNDLKAKKGETAKDAEFSASRGWFDRFKKRSNLHNIKIQGEAAAADHKAAESYPRELAKIIQDGGYSMDQIFNVDETGLFWKKMPARTFIAIQERSMPGYKPAKDRITLLLGGNASGTLKLKPLLIYRWENPRALKNYVKTRLPVHWRANKKAWVTAALFEDWFDTCFVPEVKAYCKDNNIPFHILLLVDNAPGHPRTLDELNPNIRVQFLPPNTTSLLQPMDQCVIAAFKLNYLKRTFIKCIAAIDKEEGDGKEVLSKFWKSYNILDCIKTIRDAWNDIKETTMKRAWKKLCPQLVDDSEGCEDHVATVTENIVDMARQLELEVEPEVAELLASHTESLSNEDLLELEEEREEDVQDGVEIIDHQPEVLEILQMT